In Flammeovirgaceae bacterium 311, one DNA window encodes the following:
- a CDS encoding GTP-binding protein LepA (COG0481 Membrane GTPase LepA), with product MKNIRNFCIIAHIDHGKSTLADRLLEFTQTVSGRDMKAQLLDNMDLERERGITIKSHAIQMNYLKDGQEYILNLIDTPGHVDFSYEVSRSIAACEGALLIVDASQGVEAQTISNMYMALNHDLEIIPVLNKIDLPGAMPEEMADQVIELLGCKREDIILASGKEGIGIKEILDAIVERIPAPTGDPDAPLQAMIFDSQFNSYRGVEVIFRVLNGTIRQGDKVKFLATGKEYGADEIGTLKMTQVAKKEIKAGDVGYLISGIKVAKEVKVGDTITHQERPAIKPVKGFEEVKPMVFAGIYPVETTDYEELRYSMEKLQLNDASLVWEPETSAALGFGFRCGFLGMLHMEIVQERLEREFDMTVITTVPSVQFHTYLKDGSKVTVNAPSELPEPNYVDRIEEPFIKAQIISKSEYVGSIMTLCMDKRGILKNQVYLTSDRVELTFDMPLSEMVFDFFDKLKTISRGYASLDYELLGFRESTMVKLDIMLNGEKVDALSAIVHRDKAYDWGKRLCEKLKELLPRQQFEIAIQAAIGTKVIARETVKALRKNVLAKCYGGDISRKRKLLEKQKKGKKRMRQVGNVEIPQEAFMAVLKLD from the coding sequence ATGAAAAACATTCGCAACTTCTGCATCATTGCCCATATCGACCACGGTAAAAGCACCCTGGCCGACCGCCTTCTGGAATTTACCCAGACTGTAAGCGGGCGGGATATGAAAGCACAATTGCTCGATAATATGGACCTGGAGCGTGAACGCGGTATCACCATCAAGAGCCACGCCATCCAGATGAACTATTTAAAAGACGGGCAGGAGTACATCCTGAATCTGATAGACACCCCCGGCCACGTAGACTTTAGCTACGAGGTGTCGCGCTCTATTGCTGCCTGTGAAGGAGCACTGCTGATTGTGGATGCCTCACAGGGCGTGGAAGCACAGACCATCTCCAATATGTATATGGCCCTGAACCACGACCTGGAGATCATACCGGTGCTTAACAAGATAGACCTGCCAGGTGCCATGCCAGAAGAAATGGCCGACCAGGTGATTGAGCTGCTGGGCTGTAAGCGGGAAGATATTATTCTGGCCAGCGGTAAGGAGGGTATTGGCATCAAGGAGATTCTGGATGCAATTGTGGAGCGCATTCCTGCTCCGACCGGCGATCCGGATGCACCGCTGCAGGCCATGATCTTCGACTCACAATTCAACTCTTACCGGGGTGTAGAGGTAATTTTCCGCGTTCTCAACGGCACCATCCGCCAGGGCGATAAAGTAAAATTCCTGGCTACCGGCAAAGAATATGGTGCTGATGAGATTGGCACGCTGAAAATGACCCAGGTAGCAAAGAAAGAAATTAAGGCTGGAGACGTAGGCTACCTGATCTCTGGTATAAAAGTAGCCAAAGAGGTTAAAGTTGGAGATACGATTACACACCAGGAGCGTCCGGCCATCAAACCTGTTAAAGGTTTTGAAGAGGTAAAACCCATGGTGTTTGCCGGTATTTATCCGGTAGAGACCACCGATTATGAAGAGTTGCGCTACAGCATGGAAAAGCTGCAGCTGAATGATGCTTCCCTGGTTTGGGAGCCCGAAACCTCAGCTGCCCTTGGTTTTGGTTTCCGTTGCGGCTTCCTGGGCATGCTGCACATGGAGATTGTGCAGGAGCGCCTGGAGCGGGAGTTTGATATGACGGTGATCACCACCGTACCAAGTGTGCAGTTCCATACTTACCTTAAAGATGGTAGCAAAGTCACCGTGAACGCACCTAGTGAGCTGCCCGAGCCAAACTATGTAGATCGTATCGAAGAGCCTTTTATTAAGGCGCAGATCATCTCCAAGTCTGAGTATGTTGGTTCCATCATGACGCTCTGCATGGACAAGCGCGGTATCCTGAAGAACCAGGTGTACCTGACTAGTGACCGGGTGGAGCTTACTTTCGATATGCCGCTAAGTGAAATGGTTTTCGATTTTTTCGATAAGCTGAAGACCATCAGCCGGGGCTATGCCTCTCTCGATTATGAGCTGCTGGGCTTCCGGGAGTCTACCATGGTAAAGCTGGATATAATGCTGAATGGCGAAAAGGTAGATGCCCTATCGGCCATTGTGCACCGCGATAAAGCCTATGACTGGGGCAAGCGCCTGTGTGAGAAGCTAAAAGAGCTGCTGCCACGCCAGCAGTTTGAAATTGCCATACAAGCTGCCATTGGTACCAAGGTAATTGCCCGCGAAACCGTAAAAGCCCTGCGCAAAAACGTATTGGCCAAGTGTTACGGCGGTGATATTTCGCGGAAACGTAAACTTCTGGAGAAACAGAAAAAAGGAAAGAAACGCATGCGCCAGGTAGGCAATGTGGAGATACCACAGGAAGCCTTCATGGCTGTACTGAAACTGGATTAA
- a CDS encoding 5,10-methylenetetrahydrofolate dehydrogenase (nadp+); methenyltetrahydrofolate cyclohydrolase (COG0190 5,10-methylene-tetrahydrofolate dehydrogenase/Methenyl tetrahydrofolate cyclohydrolase) translates to MIMHQRGHLLDGKTLSETIQGEIAQQVTELKKKGHKSPHLAAVLVGSDGASETYVSHKVKACERVGFESTLVRLPDTIVEQELMEVIDGLNNDVNIDGFIVQLPLPKHIRVDKVLERIKPSKDVDGFHPINTGRMVANLPAYKPATPDGIVEMINRFNIPTQGCHVVVVGRSLIVGTPISLLLSRDGYPGDATVTLCHRYTKDLASYTRRADILIVAVGIPAFITADMIKEGATVIDVGITRVADESKKSGFSLKGDVAFEEVAPKAAFITPVPGGVGPMTIASLLKNTLLAAKGAVYGK, encoded by the coding sequence ATGATAATGCATCAGCGCGGCCATTTGCTTGATGGCAAAACTCTTAGTGAAACTATACAGGGCGAAATTGCCCAGCAGGTAACCGAACTGAAGAAAAAGGGCCATAAATCGCCTCATCTGGCTGCGGTGCTGGTAGGAAGCGATGGTGCCAGCGAAACTTATGTGAGCCATAAGGTAAAAGCCTGCGAGCGGGTTGGCTTTGAAAGCACGCTGGTGCGCCTGCCCGATACCATCGTGGAGCAGGAACTGATGGAAGTGATTGACGGGTTAAATAATGATGTTAACATAGATGGCTTTATTGTACAGCTGCCCCTGCCCAAGCATATCCGGGTAGATAAGGTGCTGGAGCGCATTAAGCCCTCGAAAGATGTGGATGGTTTTCACCCCATCAATACCGGCCGTATGGTGGCTAACCTGCCCGCCTACAAGCCCGCTACGCCCGATGGTATAGTGGAGATGATCAATCGTTTCAACATCCCTACGCAGGGATGCCACGTGGTGGTAGTAGGCCGCAGCCTTATTGTAGGCACGCCCATCAGCCTGCTGCTGAGCCGTGATGGCTATCCGGGCGATGCAACGGTTACACTTTGCCACCGTTATACCAAAGACCTGGCCAGCTACACACGGCGGGCCGATATCCTGATCGTAGCAGTAGGCATACCCGCCTTTATCACCGCCGATATGATAAAAGAAGGGGCTACGGTAATAGATGTGGGCATTACACGCGTAGCCGACGAGTCCAAAAAATCAGGCTTTAGCCTGAAGGGTGATGTGGCTTTTGAAGAAGTAGCTCCTAAAGCCGCTTTCATTACGCCGGTACCAGGTGGGGTAGGCCCCATGACCATTGCCTCTCTGCTGAAGAATACTTTACTGGCAGCCAAAGGCGCTGTTTACGGTAAGTAG
- a CDS encoding radical SAM domain-containing protein (COG0602 Organic radical activating enzymes) → MEKLTLHKKETTTARGAILPVMEAFYTLQGEGAYQGQAAYFIRLGGCDVGCHWCDVKESWDADAHPKRTVAEIVAEASQYPGRLAVITGGEPLMHPLEELTAALQSAGFKTNIETSGAHAMSGHWSWVCLSPKKFKAPLPQLYAFANELKIIIYNKSDFAWAEDHAARVNPDCRLFLQPEWSRMQEMLPQIIEYIKENPRWQISLQVHKFMNIP, encoded by the coding sequence TTGGAAAAGTTAACCCTACATAAAAAAGAAACAACAACAGCCCGTGGCGCTATACTGCCGGTGATGGAGGCTTTCTACACCCTGCAGGGAGAAGGCGCCTACCAGGGCCAGGCTGCTTATTTTATTCGCCTGGGTGGCTGCGATGTGGGCTGCCACTGGTGCGATGTTAAAGAATCCTGGGATGCAGACGCCCATCCTAAGCGTACAGTAGCGGAAATTGTGGCCGAAGCAAGCCAATATCCAGGCCGTTTGGCCGTTATTACGGGTGGAGAACCCCTGATGCACCCGCTGGAAGAGCTGACCGCTGCGCTGCAGAGCGCGGGATTCAAAACAAACATTGAAACTTCAGGCGCTCACGCCATGAGCGGGCACTGGAGCTGGGTTTGTCTTTCGCCAAAAAAATTTAAAGCTCCACTGCCACAGCTATATGCTTTTGCAAATGAGCTGAAAATCATCATTTACAACAAGAGCGATTTCGCCTGGGCCGAAGATCATGCCGCACGGGTAAACCCTGACTGCCGTTTGTTTCTGCAGCCCGAGTGGAGCCGAATGCAGGAAATGCTGCCACAGATCATTGAGTACATCAAGGAAAACCCCCGGTGGCAAATCTCATTGCAGGTGCACAAGTTCATGAACATACCTTAA
- a CDS encoding OmpA/MotB domain-containing protein (COG0823 Periplasmic component of the Tol biopolymer transport system), translating to MLICLFVPNPAQAQRPAAYSTSNKKAIKAYEASENFLVRRQWEQVVKLLEDAVARDGDFLEARVRLAAAHRALGNQERAVTHLEAAANPKKGNPAPEALFALGELYWQLGRYQEAQDKLQAYLATNPRQKPLLTAASQMVKGAAFAIEQTKNPLPFDPKPLPEQINKYVLQYFPVLTVDGRTLIYTRREGLSPAYDEDIMAANLNEAGEWGEPYSLSDAINTQTNEGTSTISADGRTLIFTSCQGRRSYGSCDLYISIRTGNTWSDPINLGANVNSREWESQPSLSADGRTLYFVSTRPGGRGGMDIWVSQRGEDGKWMESRNMGAPINTPGDEISPFIHANGRTLYFSSNGHTGMGGYDLFMAEQQENGWQEPRNLGYPINTNKDQVSLFVSADGTQGYYAHEEKQGDRLVSSQLYTFQLPPEAQVKNRSSYITGRVYDAETKKPLGAGVQLFNLDSQAMEQQVGADAQSGMYYMVLTEGAPYALYVSHPGYLFKSLSFDYGQGNNPKPVQLDVYLDPIRSGMITRLSNIFFETDKHEIKPRSETELQRVINFLNQNSDIRIEIAGHTDDVGNASYNQQLSEKRAQAVYQWLVKQGVSAERLKARGYGQSQPQVPNASEENRQQNRRIEFKIL from the coding sequence ATGCTGATTTGCCTGTTTGTGCCGAACCCTGCCCAGGCCCAGCGCCCGGCTGCTTATTCAACAAGCAATAAAAAAGCCATCAAAGCCTACGAAGCCTCCGAAAATTTTCTGGTACGCAGGCAATGGGAGCAGGTAGTAAAGCTGCTGGAAGATGCAGTAGCAAGAGACGGAGATTTTCTGGAAGCACGTGTGCGTTTGGCGGCTGCCCACAGAGCCCTGGGAAACCAGGAAAGAGCTGTTACCCACCTGGAGGCAGCTGCAAATCCTAAAAAAGGCAACCCGGCACCCGAGGCGCTTTTTGCACTGGGCGAATTATACTGGCAGCTGGGGCGCTACCAGGAAGCACAGGACAAACTGCAGGCATACCTGGCCACAAATCCCCGGCAGAAACCCCTGCTCACTGCTGCCAGTCAGATGGTGAAAGGAGCAGCGTTTGCTATTGAGCAGACAAAGAATCCGCTTCCTTTCGATCCCAAACCGCTGCCTGAACAGATCAACAAGTATGTGCTGCAGTATTTTCCGGTACTGACTGTTGATGGGCGCACCCTTATTTATACACGCCGCGAAGGTTTAAGCCCTGCTTATGATGAAGACATCATGGCCGCCAACCTCAATGAGGCAGGCGAGTGGGGTGAACCCTACTCACTGTCGGATGCCATCAACACCCAAACCAATGAGGGTACCAGTACCATCTCTGCCGATGGCCGCACCCTGATCTTTACCTCCTGTCAGGGCAGGCGCAGTTATGGCAGCTGCGATTTATACATCAGCATCAGAACTGGCAATACCTGGAGCGATCCCATTAACCTGGGCGCTAATGTGAACTCCAGGGAATGGGAGTCGCAACCCTCTCTTTCTGCCGATGGCCGCACTTTATATTTTGTATCTACCCGCCCGGGGGGCAGGGGAGGCATGGATATATGGGTGAGCCAGCGCGGTGAAGATGGAAAATGGATGGAGAGCAGGAATATGGGAGCACCTATCAATACCCCGGGCGATGAAATTTCACCTTTCATTCATGCGAACGGCCGTACCCTTTACTTTTCATCGAACGGGCATACAGGCATGGGCGGTTATGATTTATTTATGGCCGAGCAGCAGGAGAACGGGTGGCAGGAGCCGCGTAACCTGGGTTACCCTATCAATACTAACAAAGACCAGGTTTCGCTCTTTGTATCGGCCGATGGTACCCAGGGTTATTATGCCCATGAGGAAAAGCAGGGAGATCGGCTGGTATCCAGTCAGCTCTACACGTTTCAGCTGCCGCCTGAGGCACAGGTAAAAAACCGGAGCAGCTACATTACCGGCAGGGTGTATGATGCAGAAACCAAAAAACCGCTCGGCGCCGGTGTTCAGCTTTTTAACCTGGATAGCCAGGCCATGGAGCAGCAGGTAGGCGCCGATGCTCAGAGCGGCATGTACTATATGGTGCTGACTGAAGGGGCGCCTTATGCGCTGTACGTTAGCCACCCCGGGTATTTGTTTAAGAGCCTTTCATTCGATTACGGACAGGGAAATAATCCCAAGCCAGTGCAACTGGATGTTTACCTGGATCCGATCAGGAGTGGTATGATTACCCGTTTAAGTAATATTTTCTTTGAAACAGACAAACACGAGATAAAGCCCAGGAGTGAAACAGAATTGCAGCGTGTGATAAATTTTTTAAATCAAAACTCTGATATTCGTATTGAAATTGCCGGGCATACAGATGATGTGGGCAATGCTTCTTACAACCAGCAGTTATCAGAAAAGCGTGCGCAGGCTGTCTATCAATGGCTTGTTAAACAGGGAGTTAGTGCCGAAAGGCTTAAGGCCAGGGGCTACGGACAGAGCCAGCCGCAGGTGCCCAATGCCTCAGAAGAGAACCGCCAGCAGAATCGCCGGATAGAATTTAAGATCTTGTAG
- a CDS encoding TonB-linked outer membrane protein, SusC/RagA family (COG4206 Outer membrane cobalamin receptor protein) — translation MAIGMAWAQQAVTGRVISRADGQGLPGVAVRVQGTGTGAVTDIDGRYRVDVPSGDATLVYSFVGFVDQTIPVQNRSVIDVTLAEDVETLSEVVVTAMNVSREKASLGYSQQTLDADAVTKVKQDNFINSLSGKVAGVNIRTNNTMGGSTNITIRGNSSFTNNQPLFIVDGVPISNETNNSLNQQNGRRGYDYGNPAADINPEDIASMSILKGAAATALYGSRGQNGVILITTKRGTGKKGIGVTVTSGLTVGRIDRSTFAEYQNQYGAGYAPFYYGQREDGPFLEEDINGDGQLEWVVPTYEDGSYGAQFNPNLSVYQWNAFVPESPYFGQKRPWVAGANSPVEFFETQKTWNNSVSLAGGNEKSSFRLSYTNLDMKDIMPNSSMDKHTINFNGATELTSRLSADVMFQYNRQDVVGRFSTGYGDNLMANFRQWWQTNVDIKELEDLYRRTGRNYTWNPGDYTDPLTPIFWDNPYWTRYENFNSDNRDRYLTRLGVNYKFTDWMSLNVSASIDAFNEVREERRAVGSVPTEFGVNSTDEPSGYDRTIIANAEYNYNAVLNVNRDLNEDFSLAGLVGFNLRSERYDFTQSSTSGGLAVPGLYSLSNSVSSNPFPFTYLWEKEVWGYFANANIGFRDFLYLDGNYRIDVSSALPVENNQYNYYSLGLGFVFSQLIDANWLDFGKLRASYGTVGNDTRALRVYDVYQREDNFGNTILTRLPWTKNNQNLLPEETAEYEFGLQGNVFKNRLNFDISYYNRETSNQLLSVGVSPATGYSSKFINAGTIQNKGIELVLGGDIIRTTDVRFNTTLNMTRNRSKVLDLDTEDGTGPDNYVLANFQGGVTSNATVGQPFGVLRGTGYQYHEGERVLTESGYYAAVADQIIGDPNPDYILGINNNLSYKGFNLGFLIDMQKGGDVYSLDMHYGQGTGIFANTVGTNERGAPIRNPLSEGGGVFNPGYILTEEGNYVANFNPNAENAVYARADYYGGAFYWGNAVRNPSQMTVYDASYVKLREMSLTYSLPANLIGKFANRIDLSLVGRNLWIIHKNVPYADPESGLGAGPAQGYLSGSYPTVRTLGFKVEVGL, via the coding sequence ATGGCCATTGGTATGGCCTGGGCTCAGCAGGCAGTAACCGGGAGAGTAATCTCCAGAGCAGACGGGCAGGGCCTGCCTGGTGTTGCTGTCAGAGTGCAAGGCACTGGTACAGGTGCTGTAACCGACATTGATGGTCGTTACAGAGTTGACGTTCCATCAGGAGATGCCACATTGGTTTATTCTTTTGTAGGTTTCGTAGATCAGACAATTCCGGTACAGAACCGGTCTGTGATTGATGTAACGCTTGCAGAAGATGTTGAAACGCTTAGCGAAGTGGTGGTTACCGCCATGAACGTATCAAGAGAAAAAGCATCTCTTGGTTATTCGCAACAGACACTTGATGCCGATGCAGTTACTAAAGTTAAACAAGACAACTTTATCAACTCCCTTTCGGGTAAAGTAGCTGGTGTGAACATCAGAACCAACAACACCATGGGTGGTTCTACCAACATCACCATCAGGGGTAACTCATCATTTACCAATAACCAGCCCCTGTTTATTGTAGATGGTGTACCCATCAGCAACGAAACCAACAACTCACTAAATCAGCAGAATGGCCGCCGTGGTTATGATTATGGTAACCCTGCTGCCGATATCAACCCGGAAGATATTGCTTCCATGTCGATTTTGAAAGGTGCTGCTGCTACTGCTCTCTATGGTTCAAGAGGTCAGAATGGTGTAATCCTGATTACTACCAAAAGAGGAACAGGTAAAAAAGGTATTGGCGTTACTGTAACCAGTGGCCTTACCGTAGGTAGAATCGACAGATCTACTTTTGCCGAATACCAGAACCAGTATGGTGCAGGTTACGCCCCATTCTATTATGGGCAGAGAGAAGATGGTCCATTCCTGGAGGAAGACATCAATGGTGACGGCCAGTTAGAGTGGGTAGTTCCTACCTATGAGGATGGTTCCTATGGTGCCCAGTTCAATCCGAACCTAAGTGTATATCAGTGGAATGCCTTTGTTCCGGAATCTCCTTATTTTGGCCAGAAGCGCCCCTGGGTAGCCGGAGCAAACTCACCAGTTGAATTTTTTGAAACCCAAAAAACCTGGAACAACAGTGTATCACTGGCTGGTGGCAACGAAAAATCAAGCTTCCGTCTGAGCTACACAAACCTGGACATGAAAGACATCATGCCAAACAGCTCCATGGACAAGCATACCATTAACTTTAATGGTGCAACTGAGCTTACCAGCAGACTTTCTGCCGATGTTATGTTCCAGTACAACAGACAGGATGTTGTGGGTCGTTTCTCTACCGGTTATGGCGATAACCTGATGGCTAATTTCCGTCAGTGGTGGCAGACAAACGTAGATATTAAAGAACTTGAAGATCTTTACAGAAGAACAGGCCGTAACTACACCTGGAACCCTGGCGACTATACAGATCCTTTAACGCCTATTTTCTGGGATAATCCGTACTGGACCCGTTATGAAAACTTTAACTCAGATAACCGTGACCGTTATCTGACCAGGTTAGGTGTGAATTATAAGTTTACCGACTGGATGTCGCTGAATGTAAGTGCATCAATAGATGCCTTCAATGAAGTAAGAGAAGAAAGACGTGCTGTGGGTAGTGTGCCTACCGAGTTTGGTGTAAACAGCACAGATGAACCTTCTGGTTACGACAGAACTATAATTGCTAATGCAGAGTACAACTACAATGCTGTGCTTAATGTAAACAGAGATCTGAACGAAGATTTCTCACTGGCTGGTTTAGTTGGTTTTAACTTAAGAAGTGAGCGCTACGACTTCACTCAGTCCTCTACCAGCGGTGGTTTGGCTGTACCAGGTTTGTATTCGCTGAGCAACTCGGTTTCCAGCAACCCATTCCCATTCACTTATCTGTGGGAAAAAGAAGTATGGGGATATTTTGCCAATGCTAACATAGGCTTCCGCGACTTCCTGTACCTGGATGGTAACTACCGGATTGACGTTTCTTCAGCTTTACCTGTAGAAAACAACCAGTATAACTACTATTCATTAGGTTTAGGCTTTGTGTTCTCGCAACTCATTGATGCAAACTGGCTGGATTTCGGAAAGCTTAGAGCCAGCTATGGTACTGTAGGTAATGACACAAGAGCCCTTCGCGTATATGATGTATACCAGCGTGAGGATAACTTTGGTAACACCATTCTTACCAGGCTTCCATGGACCAAGAACAACCAGAACCTGCTTCCTGAAGAAACAGCAGAGTATGAGTTTGGTCTGCAGGGTAACGTCTTCAAAAACAGGCTTAATTTTGATATTTCTTACTATAACAGAGAAACCTCTAACCAATTGTTGAGTGTAGGTGTATCACCTGCTACTGGTTATAGCTCTAAGTTTATCAATGCCGGTACTATACAAAACAAAGGTATAGAGCTGGTACTTGGTGGTGATATTATTCGTACTACAGATGTACGTTTCAATACTACCCTAAACATGACCAGAAACAGAAGTAAAGTGCTTGACCTGGATACAGAAGATGGCACAGGACCAGATAACTACGTACTGGCTAACTTCCAGGGGGGTGTAACCTCTAACGCTACTGTTGGTCAGCCTTTTGGTGTGCTCAGAGGTACAGGCTACCAGTACCACGAAGGTGAGAGAGTTTTAACTGAAAGTGGTTATTACGCTGCCGTTGCCGACCAGATTATTGGAGATCCTAACCCTGATTATATCCTGGGTATCAACAACAACCTTTCTTACAAAGGTTTCAACTTAGGCTTCCTGATTGATATGCAAAAAGGTGGCGATGTTTACTCTCTGGATATGCACTACGGACAAGGAACTGGTATTTTCGCAAATACTGTAGGTACCAACGAAAGAGGTGCCCCTATAAGAAACCCGCTTTCTGAAGGTGGAGGGGTATTCAACCCAGGCTACATCTTAACCGAAGAGGGTAATTATGTTGCTAACTTCAATCCTAATGCCGAAAACGCAGTATATGCACGTGCTGATTACTATGGCGGTGCGTTTTACTGGGGTAATGCCGTCAGAAACCCTAGCCAGATGACTGTATATGATGCCTCTTACGTGAAACTGCGTGAGATGTCACTGACTTACAGCCTGCCTGCTAATCTAATTGGCAAGTTTGCCAACAGAATTGACTTGTCTCTGGTAGGCAGAAACCTTTGGATCATTCACAAAAATGTACCTTATGCAGATCCTGAATCAGGTTTAGGTGCAGGACCGGCACAGGGTTACCTGTCAGGTTCTTATCCTACTGTTCGTACATTAGGTTTCAAGGTTGAAGTTGGACTATAA